In Polynucleobacter sp. AP-Ainpum-60-G11, one DNA window encodes the following:
- a CDS encoding helix-turn-helix domain-containing protein: protein MNYTNSDVPSSKCSVCVLGQFCLPVGISPSDIAKIDTLVKERVHLQKGESLYRHGDPLSAVYSVRFGTLKTEYGLEDGRQQVIGFHLPGEILGLDGIGEGSYQSEAIALEESEVCIIRYEAFEDLARQIPVLQKQFHRILSRELTQDQRHLLSLGSLRAEERLAAFLLNLSQRLAARGYLNNEFDLRMSRVEIGSYLGIQIETVSRMLSRFAESGLIQIKQRHIKLIDMDGLYELASIPNPDRAVQIKPISA from the coding sequence ATGAATTACACCAACTCAGATGTCCCAAGTAGCAAATGCTCAGTCTGCGTACTGGGTCAGTTTTGCCTGCCAGTCGGGATCAGTCCAAGTGATATTGCCAAGATCGATACCCTTGTAAAAGAGCGAGTGCACCTACAAAAAGGGGAAAGCCTCTACCGTCATGGTGACCCACTGTCTGCAGTTTATAGCGTTCGTTTTGGAACACTAAAGACTGAGTATGGCCTCGAAGATGGGCGTCAACAAGTGATTGGCTTTCACCTTCCAGGGGAGATCCTGGGGCTTGATGGGATTGGTGAGGGTAGCTATCAATCTGAAGCGATAGCACTTGAAGAAAGTGAAGTCTGCATCATTCGCTATGAAGCCTTTGAAGATTTAGCACGTCAAATTCCAGTACTGCAGAAACAGTTCCACCGCATTTTGAGCCGTGAACTCACACAAGATCAACGCCACCTACTGTCATTGGGAAGCTTGCGTGCCGAAGAGCGCTTAGCAGCCTTCTTATTGAATCTTTCTCAACGCCTAGCTGCCCGTGGCTATCTCAATAATGAGTTTGATTTACGCATGAGTCGCGTAGAAATTGGTAGCTACTTAGGTATCCAGATTGAAACGGTTAGCCGTATGCTCTCCCGCTTTGCTGAATCAGGCCTGATTCAAATTAAGCAACGTCATATCAAGTTGATCGATATGGATGGCCTTTATGAATTAGCCAGCATCCCCAACCCAGACCGTGCCGTTCAAATCAAGCCGATCAGCGCTTAA
- a CDS encoding FixH family protein, with the protein MSEHETNKPWFKQLWPWLLISGPAVAAIGCVITIYLAVNLYSDKPVRDGVVKRGLKVEQLKVEQDRK; encoded by the coding sequence ATGTCAGAACATGAAACAAATAAGCCTTGGTTTAAACAGCTCTGGCCCTGGTTACTAATTAGCGGCCCAGCAGTAGCTGCGATTGGCTGTGTGATTACTATTTATTTGGCCGTTAATCTGTATTCAGATAAGCCGGTGCGTGATGGCGTTGTTAAGCGCGGACTGAAAGTAGAGCAACTCAAAGTAGAGCAGGATCGCAAATGA
- the ccoG gene encoding cytochrome c oxidase accessory protein CcoG has protein sequence MSDHSPVGKPIPIDVIEESLYEVRRKIYPRSVSGLFARWRFILVFATQLLFYGLPWVSWNGRQAVLFDLIQRKFYIFGLVLWPQDVIYLTLLLILSALALFLFTAIAGRLFCGYACPQTVYTEIFMWIERKVEGDRFARIRLDGEEWPWSIRKWRLKITKHFLWLLIAFWTGFTFIGYFTPIETLATAILHLSLGPWQTFWLCFYSFATWGNAGFMREQVCKYMCPYARFQSVMVDKDTFLVTYDKVRGEPRGSRSKSADHATLGLGDCVDCSICVQVCPTGIDIRDGLQYMCIGCGACIDACDQVMEKVDYPKGLIRYTTERAIEDKETNQSAIRHILRPRVLIYMAFITVLTSAFLVSLLTRNPLRVDVMRDRGALAREVDGVRIENIYRIQIMNASENSMKVQLKATGLDDLRILNSQGQLVTEVEVSPASNLLIPVKVSTTVGAHEPGNYPIHFDVIGQEMSGNELVTRVRDEKSSFIVPR, from the coding sequence GTGTCAGATCATTCGCCGGTTGGGAAGCCTATTCCTATTGATGTCATAGAGGAATCTCTTTACGAGGTCCGGCGAAAGATTTACCCTCGTTCTGTAAGCGGGCTATTCGCCCGTTGGCGCTTCATCTTAGTATTTGCAACGCAATTATTGTTTTATGGCTTGCCTTGGGTCAGCTGGAATGGCCGTCAAGCCGTACTCTTTGATTTAATTCAGCGTAAGTTTTATATCTTTGGCTTAGTGTTGTGGCCACAGGATGTGATCTATCTCACGCTCCTCTTGATCCTTTCCGCACTAGCCCTTTTCTTATTTACCGCCATCGCCGGTCGATTATTTTGTGGGTACGCTTGTCCGCAAACTGTCTATACCGAAATCTTCATGTGGATCGAGCGTAAGGTTGAGGGCGATCGTTTTGCTCGTATTCGCTTAGATGGCGAAGAGTGGCCATGGAGTATTCGCAAGTGGCGCCTCAAAATCACCAAGCATTTCCTATGGCTACTAATTGCCTTCTGGACTGGCTTTACTTTCATTGGCTATTTCACGCCAATTGAAACCCTTGCTACGGCTATCTTGCATTTATCGCTAGGGCCATGGCAAACCTTTTGGTTGTGTTTCTATAGCTTTGCAACATGGGGCAACGCTGGTTTCATGCGTGAGCAGGTTTGTAAATACATGTGTCCGTATGCACGCTTCCAAAGCGTCATGGTTGATAAAGATACTTTTTTAGTTACCTACGATAAGGTTCGCGGTGAACCACGAGGTAGTCGTAGTAAGTCCGCTGATCATGCCACTCTGGGTTTAGGTGATTGCGTAGATTGCAGTATTTGCGTGCAGGTCTGCCCAACCGGCATTGATATTCGTGATGGCTTGCAATACATGTGTATTGGTTGTGGGGCTTGCATTGATGCCTGCGATCAAGTGATGGAGAAGGTGGATTATCCAAAAGGTTTGATTCGGTATACAACTGAGCGCGCTATTGAGGATAAAGAAACCAATCAAAGTGCAATACGCCATATTTTGCGTCCCCGCGTATTGATTTACATGGCTTTCATTACAGTGCTTACAAGTGCCTTCCTGGTTTCTTTGCTTACCCGTAATCCATTACGGGTAGATGTGATGCGTGACCGCGGGGCATTGGCTCGAGAGGTGGATGGGGTTCGTATTGAGAATATCTACCGCATTCAGATCATGAACGCTTCTGAAAATAGTATGAAAGTGCAGTTAAAGGCAACTGGGTTGGATGACTTGAGAATTCTGAACTCCCAGGGGCAACTTGTTACTGAAGTTGAAGTAAGTCCAGCCAGCAATCTATTGATTCCGGTTAAAGTAAGTACAACTGTTGGTGCGCACGAGCCTGGTAACTACCCAATTCATTTTGATGTGATTGGCCAAGAGATGTCTGGTAATGAGTTAGTCACCAGAGTGCGCGATGAAAAATCCAGCTTTATTGTTCCCCGCTAA
- the ccoP gene encoding cytochrome-c oxidase, cbb3-type subunit III: MSDFFNNGWSNYIALVSLVGIVWCIWLLFSQRKAKVVHTADGAVADTGHVWDDNLRELNNPLPRWWMWMFLFSCIFGLVYLVLFPGLGSFPGVVGYSTDGALMSSMTEANDELKPVYAKYVKMDIEQVAADPKAREMGQRLFLNSCAQCHGSDAGGAKGFPNLTDGDWLYGGSPENIKTTLINGRAGVMPPFPQLDAKQIVDVANYVRSLSGLPADDLKAARGAEVFKSNCAACHGADGKGNIALGAPNLTDKTWLYGGSEATIVETVTKGRMAMMPSQDKVLSPEKIHLLTAYVWGLSNNKTATAK; the protein is encoded by the coding sequence ATGAGTGACTTTTTTAATAACGGTTGGAGCAACTACATCGCGCTGGTTTCATTAGTCGGTATTGTTTGGTGTATCTGGCTTTTGTTTTCTCAGCGTAAAGCTAAGGTAGTTCACACAGCCGATGGCGCAGTAGCTGATACTGGACATGTCTGGGATGACAATTTGCGCGAACTCAATAATCCATTGCCGCGTTGGTGGATGTGGATGTTCTTGTTCTCTTGCATCTTTGGATTGGTTTACTTGGTTTTGTTCCCAGGCTTAGGCTCATTCCCTGGCGTTGTGGGTTATTCCACTGACGGTGCTTTGATGAGCTCTATGACAGAAGCGAATGATGAGTTGAAGCCGGTATATGCCAAGTACGTGAAGATGGATATTGAGCAAGTGGCAGCAGATCCTAAGGCTCGTGAGATGGGTCAACGCTTGTTCCTGAATTCTTGTGCTCAGTGCCATGGTTCAGATGCGGGTGGTGCAAAAGGCTTCCCGAATTTGACTGATGGCGACTGGCTCTATGGCGGTTCCCCAGAAAATATCAAAACTACATTAATTAATGGCCGTGCAGGTGTCATGCCTCCATTCCCACAGCTTGATGCCAAGCAAATCGTGGATGTGGCTAACTATGTACGTAGCCTTTCAGGTTTGCCTGCGGATGACTTAAAAGCAGCACGCGGTGCAGAAGTATTTAAGTCCAATTGCGCGGCTTGTCACGGTGCGGATGGCAAAGGCAATATCGCTTTAGGTGCGCCGAACTTGACGGATAAGACTTGGTTGTATGGTGGATCAGAGGCAACGATTGTTGAGACTGTGACTAAAGGTCGCATGGCAATGATGCCTTCCCAAGACAAAGTATTGAGTCCTGAAAAAATTCATCTCTTAACTGCTTATGTTTGGGGCTTGTCAAACAACAAGACTGCGACAGCTAAATAA
- a CDS encoding cbb3-type cytochrome c oxidase subunit 3: MEQITAYLSAFSTVIGLVFFVGIVWWAWSPGRKSANEESAELPFDLPDEFSKDKS; this comes from the coding sequence ATGGAACAGATCACAGCTTATCTCTCCGCTTTTTCAACAGTCATTGGACTCGTCTTTTTTGTTGGGATTGTTTGGTGGGCTTGGTCTCCAGGTAGAAAGTCGGCTAATGAAGAATCAGCTGAACTTCCATTTGATCTTCCAGATGAATTTAGTAAGGACAAATCATGA
- the ccoO gene encoding cytochrome-c oxidase, cbb3-type subunit II, translating to MSSENKFFSHGTLEKNVGWLIIATIVVVSIAGLVQIVPLFFQHTTTEPSPGVAPYTALRLAGRDIYQREGCVGCHSQQIRTLRSEVERYGPYSLAGESVFDHPFLWGSKRTGPDLARVGARYSDDWHRIHLRNPRDVVPESNMPGYPWLQKNAADASSIQSHMVAMRRLGVPYTEEMIAEAPKELEGKTEEDALIAYLQGLGVNRRYIIVDEVVAK from the coding sequence ATGTCTAGCGAAAATAAATTCTTTTCCCACGGAACGCTTGAGAAAAACGTTGGCTGGCTAATCATTGCCACCATCGTGGTAGTTTCGATTGCTGGTTTGGTTCAAATTGTGCCCCTGTTTTTTCAGCACACCACAACGGAACCAAGTCCCGGTGTAGCGCCATACACGGCATTACGTTTAGCTGGTCGTGATATCTATCAGCGCGAAGGTTGTGTTGGCTGCCATTCACAGCAGATCCGTACATTGCGTTCTGAAGTAGAGCGTTACGGTCCTTACTCCTTGGCTGGTGAGTCAGTATTTGATCATCCATTCCTCTGGGGCAGTAAGCGTACCGGTCCTGACTTAGCTCGTGTTGGCGCTCGCTACTCTGATGATTGGCATCGTATTCACCTCCGCAATCCGCGTGATGTGGTTCCTGAGTCCAATATGCCTGGATACCCTTGGTTGCAAAAAAATGCTGCCGATGCTTCCTCCATTCAGTCTCATATGGTTGCAATGCGTCGTTTAGGCGTTCCTTACACCGAAGAGATGATTGCAGAGGCTCCTAAGGAGTTGGAAGGCAAGACTGAAGAAGATGCATTGATTGCTTACCTTCAGGGCTTGGGTGTCAATCGTCGTTACATCATCGTTGATGAAGTTGTAGCGAAATAA
- the ccoN gene encoding cytochrome-c oxidase, cbb3-type subunit I translates to MGLTVGNNQDTFNYKVVSQFAIVTVLWGIVGMLVGVILAAQLIWPDITFNIPWLSYGRLRPLHTNAVIFAFGGSALFATSYYIVQRTCQARLFCDKLAAFTFWGWQLVIVLAAVTLPLGISTSKEYAELEWPIDILITLVWVAYAVVFFGTVMKRKTKHIYVSNWFFGAYILTIAILHIFNNLEMPASLWKSYSAYAGVQDAMVQWWYGHNAVGFFLTTSFLGMMYYFIPKQAERPIYSYRLSIVHFWALNFTYMWAGPHHLQHTSLPDWTQSLGTVFSIILLAPSWGGMINGIMTLSGAWFKLRTDPILKFLVVALSFYGMSTFEGSMMSIKTVNSLSHYTDWTIGHVHSGALGWVAMITIGSLYYLIPRLVGQKEMYSTRLIEVHFWIATIGVVLYIAAMWIAGVMQGLMWRAFEPDGTLTYSFVESVKATFPFYVIRLLGGLCYLSGMFLMAYNVYKTVIGKAFVNAPIPQTSATAH, encoded by the coding sequence ATGGGACTTACCGTGGGGAACAATCAAGATACCTTCAATTACAAGGTTGTCAGCCAATTTGCCATCGTTACGGTACTTTGGGGAATTGTGGGCATGCTCGTGGGGGTTATCCTCGCAGCCCAGCTCATTTGGCCTGATATTACTTTTAATATTCCATGGTTAAGCTATGGTCGCTTGCGTCCATTGCATACCAATGCAGTGATTTTTGCCTTCGGTGGATCAGCGTTGTTTGCAACGTCTTATTACATCGTGCAGCGGACCTGCCAAGCAAGACTCTTTTGTGACAAGCTAGCGGCCTTCACCTTCTGGGGTTGGCAATTGGTGATCGTATTGGCAGCAGTAACCTTGCCTTTAGGTATTTCTACTTCTAAGGAATACGCTGAGCTTGAGTGGCCAATCGATATTCTGATCACCCTGGTTTGGGTTGCCTATGCAGTGGTGTTCTTTGGCACTGTCATGAAGCGCAAAACAAAACATATTTATGTTTCTAATTGGTTCTTCGGTGCATACATTCTGACCATTGCGATTCTGCATATTTTTAATAATTTAGAAATGCCAGCAAGCTTGTGGAAATCCTATTCTGCATATGCTGGAGTACAAGATGCCATGGTTCAGTGGTGGTATGGCCATAATGCAGTTGGCTTCTTCTTGACTACCAGCTTCTTGGGCATGATGTACTACTTCATTCCTAAGCAAGCTGAACGTCCAATCTACTCATATCGTTTATCCATCGTCCACTTCTGGGCTTTGAACTTTACTTATATGTGGGCTGGTCCTCACCACTTACAACATACTTCTTTGCCTGACTGGACTCAGTCGCTTGGAACTGTGTTCTCAATCATTTTGTTAGCTCCATCATGGGGTGGCATGATCAACGGCATCATGACTTTATCTGGTGCTTGGTTTAAATTGCGCACCGACCCAATCTTGAAATTCTTGGTAGTGGCATTGTCTTTCTACGGTATGTCTACGTTTGAAGGTTCAATGATGTCGATTAAGACTGTGAACAGCTTGTCGCATTACACCGACTGGACAATTGGACACGTACACTCAGGCGCCCTGGGTTGGGTGGCTATGATCACAATCGGCTCTTTGTACTATTTGATCCCACGCTTAGTTGGACAAAAAGAGATGTACAGCACACGCTTAATTGAAGTGCATTTCTGGATTGCTACGATTGGCGTTGTTCTTTACATCGCTGCCATGTGGATTGCCGGAGTAATGCAAGGTTTGATGTGGAGAGCTTTTGAGCCAGATGGAACTTTGACCTATAGCTTCGTCGAATCTGTCAAAGCAACCTTCCCTTTCTACGTGATTCGTTTGTTAGGTGGCCTCTGTTACTTGAGTGGCATGTTCTTGATGGCATACAACGTTTACAAGACTGTTATCGGTAAAGCTTTTGTAAATGCCCCAATTCCACAAACATCTGCAACTGCTCACTAA
- the ccoS gene encoding cbb3-type cytochrome oxidase assembly protein CcoS: MESLFLLIPISLLLIGLLAWIFYWSVKAGQFDDLEGPGEAILMDDDTPKPKNVSEHYQK; the protein is encoded by the coding sequence ATGGAAAGCCTTTTTCTCTTGATCCCTATTTCACTGCTATTAATTGGCTTGTTGGCCTGGATTTTCTATTGGTCTGTAAAGGCAGGTCAATTTGACGATTTAGAGGGTCCTGGTGAAGCGATCTTGATGGACGACGACACGCCAAAACCTAAAAATGTTAGTGAACACTATCAAAAATAA
- a CDS encoding heavy metal translocating P-type ATPase yields the protein MSSSLPSNSCYHCGSFILPDDSYEAELGGINRKFCCAGCMAIAQTIHGEGLEVFYARRAQSSDKPAAYLASNEIPDSLAPYDDPSLLGRYTRPSGEEGNLETTLRLEKIRCAACVWLCEQHLRRIPGVKDVQINYVSQKVKAEFSPEQTSLARLLFEVERIGYEAWPFEPSLSIEKSKKERRQLLTRLGVALLGMMQVMMYAWPSYVGDSDITAEYDLLLGWTSWALTVPVMVYSAGPIFQAAWRSVASFRQTHMLGMDVPIALALALAFSAGTVNLATGSGQGYFDSITMFVAFILAARYVELLARQDAQGGAEALAKQLPATCERVPNYPVSQKIEIVPVVNCNPGEVLRVPPGDVVPADGILIEYESALDESLLTGESKPIDKKIGDRVYAGTHNILNPLLMRIDAVGQATRIAGIASLLDQALQAKPIMVSLAEKWAGYFVGFQLIAAFLSSAIWWYVDPSRAWTVLVSVLVASCPCALSLAVPTAMAAAQGAVTKLGLLIVRGHVLEGLVKATDLVLDKTGTLTMGQPELQEIRIARPEFSRSDVLSLAASIEAGQKHPLALSILRAADAEHCVPRVLSEAVTNQLGKGLSSGVYRLGSAAWVGAQQIEQEGQYGQVHLSDEQGLIASFLFLDTPRAGLENLLLAAKSRKITVHLVSGDNPATVAWWAHHVGISNFKGACSPEDKCHYIEHLQKEGHFVWAIGDGINDAPLLARADVSIAVGAGAPLATAGADAILTASSLASLAKSLLLADKTQLIIKENLIWALVYNLLAIPAAMMGWVNPWVAGIGMSLSSLAVTLNAWRLRKA from the coding sequence ATGAGCTCTAGCTTACCCAGCAATAGTTGCTACCACTGTGGAAGTTTTATTCTTCCGGATGACTCTTATGAGGCGGAGTTGGGTGGCATTAATAGAAAATTTTGTTGCGCTGGATGTATGGCAATTGCGCAAACTATTCATGGCGAAGGTCTTGAGGTTTTCTACGCTCGTCGCGCACAGTCCAGCGACAAGCCTGCAGCTTATCTGGCCTCAAATGAAATTCCGGATAGTCTAGCTCCTTATGATGATCCATCTTTGCTGGGGAGATATACCCGACCTAGTGGTGAAGAGGGTAATCTAGAGACGACTTTACGCCTTGAGAAAATTCGCTGCGCTGCTTGTGTTTGGTTATGTGAGCAACATTTACGACGTATTCCTGGTGTTAAAGATGTGCAGATTAACTACGTGAGTCAAAAGGTCAAGGCAGAGTTTTCACCTGAGCAAACTAGCCTGGCACGCTTGCTGTTTGAAGTGGAGCGTATTGGTTATGAAGCCTGGCCATTCGAGCCTTCACTATCGATTGAAAAGTCTAAAAAGGAACGCCGTCAATTGCTCACGCGGCTGGGGGTTGCCTTACTGGGAATGATGCAGGTCATGATGTACGCCTGGCCAAGCTATGTAGGTGATAGTGATATCACTGCCGAGTACGATCTCTTATTGGGTTGGACGAGTTGGGCTCTCACTGTTCCGGTGATGGTTTATTCTGCTGGCCCTATTTTCCAAGCTGCGTGGCGTAGTGTTGCTTCATTTCGGCAAACGCATATGTTGGGCATGGATGTACCCATAGCTTTAGCTTTAGCGCTCGCATTCTCTGCTGGTACTGTGAATCTAGCAACTGGCTCCGGCCAAGGTTATTTTGATTCCATCACTATGTTTGTAGCTTTTATTTTGGCGGCACGCTATGTGGAATTATTAGCGCGTCAAGATGCGCAGGGTGGGGCAGAGGCCTTGGCAAAACAATTGCCAGCCACTTGCGAGCGAGTGCCAAATTACCCCGTTTCCCAGAAAATAGAAATTGTTCCAGTTGTTAATTGCAATCCCGGCGAGGTTCTTCGAGTGCCGCCTGGGGATGTTGTTCCTGCCGATGGTATCTTGATTGAATATGAGAGCGCTCTAGATGAGTCACTGCTCACCGGAGAATCCAAGCCAATTGATAAGAAGATTGGTGATCGTGTTTATGCCGGCACGCACAATATTTTGAATCCCTTGCTCATGAGAATTGATGCGGTAGGTCAAGCAACTCGGATTGCAGGTATTGCCTCACTACTCGATCAAGCATTGCAGGCCAAACCAATCATGGTGAGTCTTGCTGAAAAGTGGGCTGGATATTTCGTTGGATTTCAATTGATTGCTGCTTTTTTATCTTCAGCAATTTGGTGGTACGTAGATCCTAGTAGAGCTTGGACAGTTTTAGTGTCAGTATTGGTTGCGAGTTGTCCCTGCGCTTTATCTCTTGCTGTACCAACGGCAATGGCTGCAGCCCAAGGCGCAGTAACCAAACTGGGTTTATTAATTGTGCGCGGTCACGTGCTAGAAGGGTTGGTTAAGGCTACAGACTTGGTGCTGGACAAAACCGGCACGCTCACGATGGGTCAGCCTGAATTACAAGAAATTCGGATTGCTCGCCCAGAGTTTTCAAGATCGGATGTTCTCAGTCTCGCCGCGTCAATAGAGGCTGGTCAAAAACATCCTCTTGCACTGTCTATATTGCGGGCTGCCGATGCTGAGCATTGCGTCCCAAGAGTTTTATCTGAAGCCGTTACCAATCAATTGGGTAAAGGCCTGAGCTCAGGTGTTTATAGACTAGGAAGTGCAGCTTGGGTTGGCGCTCAACAGATTGAGCAAGAGGGGCAGTATGGTCAAGTGCATTTGTCAGATGAGCAAGGTTTGATTGCGAGCTTTTTATTCTTAGACACTCCAAGAGCGGGTCTTGAGAACTTATTGCTTGCCGCAAAATCTCGCAAGATCACTGTGCATTTAGTTTCTGGGGACAATCCTGCGACGGTGGCATGGTGGGCTCATCATGTTGGCATCAGTAATTTCAAAGGAGCCTGCTCACCGGAAGATAAATGTCACTACATCGAGCATCTGCAAAAAGAAGGTCATTTTGTTTGGGCGATTGGCGACGGTATTAACGATGCACCACTGTTAGCCAGAGCAGATGTCTCTATTGCCGTTGGTGCAGGTGCGCCACTAGCTACAGCGGGTGCGGATGCTATCTTGACTGCAAGCTCCTTGGCTTCCCTAGCTAAATCATTGTTGCTGGCAGATAAGACCCAGCTCATTATTAAGGAAAACTTGATTTGGGCCTTGGTTTACAACTTGCTGGCGATTCCGGCGGCCATGATGGGTTGGGTCAATCCCTGGGTTGCTGGCATTGGAATGTCCTTATCCTCCCTGGCGGTCACATTAAACGCCTGGCGCCTCAGAAAGGCCTAG
- a CDS encoding MFS transporter: MRFKPTGYTPFMLMAQTCALLGFACYAVVLTTLQDEWRLSNLQSGLIASAFFFGYMLMVPLATALTDRVDAKKVYLMGGLSATCGLLGMGLFAYNFWTALFFMALNGAGLAGTYMPGLKILSDRIKTGELSRHIAFYTAFFGIGTGFSYLCSGWILDSLGWRYVFGFIALGPFTALLIVLIFIPALTHEKWHGPIRIRLHDIFPVDKWRLVLQDKTASGFIFGYTVHSIELFASRSWIVAFFGFCAIVTGEPFFVTATTIAGVINFFGVPASIIGNEIALRIGRQKWIFFVMLSSAVFGVSLALSTGQSWWLIIALAVGHTIFIMADSATLTAGLVVSAQENIKGAAMGLHSLMGFGGGLLGPAIFGFVLDLTGSRASQISWVWAYAAVVIWGVLFVLYERRNGWVGKPLTRN; encoded by the coding sequence ATGCGCTTTAAACCTACCGGTTACACCCCATTCATGCTCATGGCGCAAACTTGCGCATTGCTGGGCTTCGCTTGCTATGCGGTGGTACTCACTACTTTGCAAGATGAGTGGCGCCTTAGTAATTTGCAGTCCGGGTTAATTGCGAGTGCTTTTTTCTTTGGCTATATGCTAATGGTTCCATTGGCAACCGCGCTGACTGATCGCGTTGATGCCAAAAAAGTCTATCTCATGGGGGGACTTTCAGCGACTTGTGGCTTGCTTGGCATGGGCTTATTTGCCTACAACTTTTGGACTGCCCTGTTTTTCATGGCGCTCAACGGGGCTGGCTTAGCGGGCACCTATATGCCCGGTTTAAAAATTCTGTCGGATCGCATTAAGACTGGTGAGTTGAGTCGCCATATCGCTTTCTATACCGCCTTCTTTGGCATTGGCACTGGGTTTTCATATCTTTGCTCAGGTTGGATATTGGATAGCTTGGGCTGGCGCTATGTTTTTGGCTTTATTGCCTTGGGCCCATTCACTGCTTTATTGATTGTGCTGATATTTATCCCGGCGCTCACTCATGAAAAATGGCATGGACCAATTCGTATTCGATTGCACGATATTTTCCCGGTTGATAAATGGCGCTTAGTCCTACAAGACAAAACAGCTTCAGGATTTATTTTTGGTTACACGGTCCACTCAATCGAATTATTTGCTTCTCGCAGTTGGATAGTTGCTTTTTTTGGCTTCTGTGCGATTGTGACGGGTGAACCATTCTTCGTAACTGCAACTACGATTGCTGGAGTGATTAATTTCTTCGGCGTTCCCGCATCCATTATTGGAAACGAAATTGCATTACGCATTGGTCGTCAGAAATGGATTTTCTTTGTCATGCTGTCTAGCGCAGTATTTGGAGTCTCACTTGCTTTATCAACCGGACAATCCTGGTGGTTAATTATTGCTTTAGCAGTGGGGCATACGATTTTTATCATGGCCGATTCGGCTACTTTGACTGCGGGTTTAGTTGTGAGTGCTCAGGAAAATATTAAAGGTGCTGCAATGGGCCTGCATTCCTTGATGGGTTTTGGAGGTGGTTTACTAGGCCCGGCTATTTTTGGTTTTGTACTAGATTTAACCGGTTCACGTGCCTCACAAATTTCTTGGGTCTGGGCATATGCTGCAGTAGTGATCTGGGGCGTTCTATTTGTTCTGTACGAACGTCGCAATGGCTGGGTAGGTAAGCCCCTCACCCGAAATTAA
- a CDS encoding 2OG-Fe dioxygenase family protein translates to MTISSLSPQLTPVKELAQSLRDEGFAVVCAQDVAQIAHVDLEQLLSLNQFWEGLPRDPYLKDGGRYRFRRHSSFEIKGDSLTMVPHRAHWQSVNYNALHGGIERWFEPSQTLLTNNPAWQSLLLGLAHILNGVKQVNTWFVEAHQFRIDTTDGIGRPTPEGAHRDGVDFVAVFLLNRVGIKGGETRIFDATGSAGLRFTLSEPWSLLLMNDERMIHESTPIQPLGPHGYRDTLVLTFRSNGFQDSPNRSQQ, encoded by the coding sequence ATGACTATTTCCAGCCTTTCGCCCCAGTTAACCCCCGTTAAGGAGTTGGCACAATCTTTGAGGGATGAAGGTTTTGCAGTAGTTTGCGCTCAAGATGTGGCACAAATTGCCCATGTTGATCTTGAGCAGTTACTCAGTCTGAATCAGTTTTGGGAGGGTTTGCCACGAGACCCTTACCTTAAGGATGGCGGGAGATATCGTTTTCGTCGCCACTCAAGCTTTGAGATTAAGGGCGATTCCCTCACGATGGTGCCGCATCGTGCGCATTGGCAGTCTGTCAATTACAACGCTTTGCATGGCGGCATTGAGCGTTGGTTCGAGCCTTCGCAGACATTGCTGACAAATAACCCTGCCTGGCAATCACTTTTGCTGGGATTGGCGCACATACTCAATGGCGTTAAGCAGGTGAACACCTGGTTTGTTGAAGCGCACCAATTTCGGATTGATACAACCGATGGAATTGGTCGTCCGACGCCTGAGGGTGCCCATCGCGACGGCGTAGATTTTGTAGCCGTCTTTTTACTCAATCGAGTGGGTATTAAGGGTGGTGAGACGCGTATCTTTGATGCGACGGGCTCTGCTGGCTTACGGTTTACGCTCTCTGAGCCCTGGTCTTTGTTGTTGATGAATGATGAGCGCATGATTCATGAATCCACTCCCATACAGCCATTAGGCCCTCACGGTTATAGAGATACCTTAGTGCTGACCTTCCGCTCGAATGGGTTTCAGGATTCACCAAATCGCAGTCAGCAGTAA